The following proteins come from a genomic window of Deltaproteobacteria bacterium:
- a CDS encoding pyruvate ferredoxin oxidoreductase has protein sequence MAEVQIMTGNQAAALGAKLSHVQVVAAYPITPQTSVTEILSQFIESGDLKAEYIRVESEHSALTVCISASTVGARVFTSTSSQGLLYMHEQLHWAAGSRLPIVMCCVNRGVGAPWTIFNDQQDSISQRDTGWIQIYCRDNQEIIDSIIQGYRIAESVYVPVMICYDGFVMSHTMMPVEIPDAELVSDFLPPYKPHTILSPENPMNINPVLFPWRRANAEGVLCDGYMEMRYKLQKALDESRDVIVSTGRAFAGIFGRDHGGMVWHYKMDDADVIMAGMGSVATEATTAADMLRAEGIKAGVVGIRVFRPFPKEEVREAFGKTKAIVIFEKGISYGYEGALCSEIKAAFYGTDIRLPIHNYIVGLGGRDVKARELAEAVRSSRDAIASGETTPAPKWLNCFTE, from the coding sequence ATGGCTGAAGTACAGATCATGACGGGCAATCAAGCTGCGGCCCTTGGGGCGAAACTAAGCCATGTTCAGGTTGTAGCCGCCTATCCCATAACGCCGCAGACCTCTGTAACGGAAATCCTTTCCCAGTTTATCGAGAGTGGAGACCTCAAGGCTGAATATATACGCGTCGAATCCGAGCACTCAGCGCTTACTGTCTGCATATCGGCATCCACCGTGGGGGCGCGTGTCTTTACCTCCACAAGCTCCCAGGGGCTCCTTTACATGCATGAGCAGCTCCACTGGGCTGCCGGCTCCAGGCTCCCCATCGTGATGTGCTGTGTCAACCGGGGAGTGGGTGCACCCTGGACGATCTTCAACGACCAGCAGGACTCCATATCACAGCGCGATACAGGCTGGATTCAGATATACTGCCGGGACAATCAGGAAATCATCGACTCCATCATCCAGGGATACCGGATCGCCGAGTCCGTTTATGTGCCGGTCATGATCTGTTACGACGGATTCGTCATGTCCCATACAATGATGCCCGTGGAGATTCCCGACGCCGAGCTCGTCTCCGATTTTCTCCCCCCCTATAAGCCCCACACAATCCTGTCACCGGAGAACCCCATGAATATCAACCCTGTCCTTTTCCCGTGGCGTCGGGCTAATGCAGAGGGTGTTTTGTGCGATGGTTACATGGAAATGCGGTACAAGCTCCAGAAAGCGCTCGACGAATCCCGTGATGTGATTGTTTCCACCGGCCGTGCATTCGCCGGGATTTTCGGGAGAGATCATGGCGGTATGGTATGGCACTACAAGATGGATGATGCCGATGTGATAATGGCGGGGATGGGTTCAGTGGCCACCGAGGCTACCACCGCAGCGGACATGTTGAGAGCAGAGGGAATCAAGGCAGGTGTTGTCGGAATAAGGGTCTTCAGGCCTTTCCCGAAAGAAGAGGTCCGAGAGGCTTTCGGGAAAACGAAAGCTATTGTCATCTTCGAAAAAGGAATCAGTTACGGATATGAGGGAGCGCTGTGTTCCGAAATCAAGGCAGCCTTTTACGGGACGGACATCCGGCTGCCTATCCATAACTACATTGTCGGCCTTGGGGGCCGGGACGTCAAGGCAAGAGAGCTCGCCGAGGCTGTCCGGTCATCACGAGATGCCATCGCCTCAGGGGAGACCACACCTGCACCGAAATGGTTAAATTGTTTTACGGAGTGA
- a CDS encoding 4Fe-4S binding protein, translated as MKKKDDNISAMATPAVGEAGKTGDWRDMRPVHDPAKCIPSIKKKAACFLCWLYCPEGVIKATIPLEIDLEYCKGCGICAEECPGKAITMVNEGEKNG; from the coding sequence ATGAAGAAAAAAGACGATAATATTTCCGCCATGGCTACACCTGCCGTTGGAGAAGCCGGCAAAACAGGGGATTGGCGGGACATGAGGCCGGTTCACGATCCTGCAAAGTGTATCCCGTCCATCAAAAAAAAGGCCGCATGTTTTCTCTGCTGGCTTTATTGTCCGGAAGGAGTAATCAAAGCAACAATTCCTTTAGAAATCGACCTGGAATACTGCAAAGGGTGCGGTATTTGCGCAGAAGAGTGCCCCGGGAAAGCGATCACCATGGTGAACGAGGGGGAGAAAAATGGCTGA
- a CDS encoding 2-oxoacid:acceptor oxidoreductase family protein, protein MYEVIWHGRGGQGVVVAAQILAEAAYLQGFKGVTSAPTFGPERRGAPLTASTRISSDPVRMVSQIERADISVVLDMSLLSVVNILGTLKEGGLIIINTPLKPDELHLDAKISIATVDAGAIALKQRLIREGKPIVNTPMLGAFARASNLVSLDAMEKGLKGKLSGTVSAVNIAAMRDAFEQTLLMTCP, encoded by the coding sequence ATGTACGAAGTGATATGGCATGGCAGGGGTGGTCAGGGTGTCGTCGTTGCCGCTCAGATTCTGGCAGAAGCGGCTTACCTTCAGGGGTTCAAGGGTGTCACCTCGGCGCCGACCTTCGGCCCGGAAAGGCGGGGCGCCCCACTGACGGCTTCAACCAGGATATCTTCCGATCCTGTCCGGATGGTCTCGCAAATTGAACGTGCGGATATTTCCGTCGTTTTGGATATGTCGTTGCTTTCTGTTGTAAATATCCTGGGAACGCTCAAAGAGGGGGGACTGATCATCATTAATACCCCCTTGAAACCCGATGAACTGCACCTGGACGCAAAAATCAGCATAGCCACAGTTGATGCCGGAGCTATTGCACTGAAACAACGCCTGATAAGGGAGGGAAAACCGATCGTTAACACCCCGATGCTGGGGGCCTTTGCCAGGGCGTCAAACCTTGTTTCCCTCGATGCCATGGAAAAAGGACTCAAAGGTAAATTATCCGGCACGGTTTCTGCTGTCAATATTGCCGCCATGCGGGACGCATTTGAGCAGACTTTACTAATGACTTGCCCGTAA